In Hirundo rustica isolate bHirRus1 chromosome 4, bHirRus1.pri.v3, whole genome shotgun sequence, a genomic segment contains:
- the CD9 gene encoding CD9 antigen has protein sequence MPVKGGTKCIKYLLFGFNFIFWLAGTAVLAIGLWLHFDSQTKSVFELEPDTKFYTGVYILIGAGALMMLVGFLGCCGASQESQCMLGLFFFFLFVIFALEIAAGIWGFSNKEKITDELKEFYMDTYRKRTQPSVKDTLKAFQFALNCCGLTGALEQQFMDTCPAKTLSESFSIKSCPDAIDYVFKSKFNVIGAVGLGIAVMMIVGMIFSMVLCCAIRREREMV, from the exons CTtgcagggacagcagtgctTGCGATTGGACTATGGCTTCACTTTGATTCACAGACCAAAAGCGTCTTTGAACTGGAACCTGACACAAAGTTTTACACAG GGGTTTATATCCTTATTGGAGCTGGTGCCCTTATGATGCTGGTTGGTTTCTTGGGATGCTGTGGTGCATCACAGGAATCTCAGTGTATGCTTGGCCTG ttcttcttcttcctttttgtgATTTTTGCCCTTGAAATTGCTGCTGGGATCTGGGgattttcaaataaagaaaag aTAACTGATGAGTTAAAGGAGTTCTACATGGATACCTACAGAAAGAGAACTCAGCCAAGTGTCAAAGACACCCTGAAAGCATTTCAGTTTGCT CTAAACTGCTGTGGCCTTACtggagctctggagcagcagttcATGGACACCTGTCCAGCAAAGACACTGTCTGAGTCATTCTCTATCAAG TCCTGCCCTGATGCCATTGATTATGTCTTCAAATCCAAATTCAATGTCATTGGAGCAGTTGGCCTTGGCATTGCTGTAATGATG atTGTTGGCATGATATTCAGTATGGTTCTGTGCTGTGCCATCCGCAGGGAAAGAGAGATGGTCTAA